Proteins from a genomic interval of Chitinivorax sp. PXF-14:
- a CDS encoding DUF3224 domain-containing protein, with protein MQATGHFDVRLTPQPVHDEAAGALGRMAIDKRFSGALDATSRGEMLSAGTAVKGSAAYVAIEQVTGSLAGRRGSFVLQHSGSMSRGEPQLRISVVPDSGTDELAGLSGTMSINIADGRHEYVFDYRLPDLA; from the coding sequence ATGCAAGCAACAGGCCATTTCGACGTCAGACTGACCCCGCAGCCCGTGCATGACGAAGCGGCCGGCGCACTGGGCAGGATGGCGATCGACAAGCGCTTTTCCGGTGCGCTCGATGCCACGAGCCGGGGCGAGATGCTGTCGGCAGGCACGGCCGTCAAGGGCTCGGCCGCCTATGTGGCGATCGAGCAGGTCACGGGCAGCCTAGCGGGCCGGCGCGGCAGCTTCGTGTTGCAGCACAGCGGCAGCATGAGCCGTGGCGAGCCGCAGCTGCGCATCAGCGTCGTGCCCGATTCCGGCACCGATGAGCTGGCCGGGCTGTCGGGGACGATGAGCATCAACATCGCCGATGGCCGGCACGAGTACGTATTCGACTACCGCCTGCCCGACCTGGCTTGA
- a CDS encoding OmpP1/FadL family transporter has protein sequence MALINHSEAAGYRFGSQSVVGQGNADANGAEANDVSGQFYNPAILARQGNSQFQIGGTLVVPDLNYSDNGSSRFSGTQTGGDNPGRVAPTTAFAPTLYYSRPMTDRLTFGLGMFVPYAAKLDYGTAWPGRYSLDGIELKALSINPAFAFRLGEQHSVALGVSAEYMKATLNQAVDTPGAVRYLATHGAGSALIAGIVAAGGNPAALASVQDAHGQSSGSDWGAGFNLGYLYEPRPGTRLGVAYRSPVRHELHGNTFWDFSSVTNDAVVNQLIQRQSGKFDSGARVRITTPETVSAHAFHQIDPQWALMSDVTWARNSRLQALRIEFPGSTAGDEVIRQQWKDTLRLSFGLNYGINEQLTLRTGFALDQSPVRSSELTHPALPDANRHWYSAGLNIKMSKNASLDMAYSFVRFEDAQGNYTNDCSPLRVDCTGNGETTRGTYKTSLHMLGFSFTQQF, from the coding sequence TTGGCGCTGATCAACCATAGTGAAGCGGCCGGTTATCGTTTCGGCTCGCAGAGCGTGGTGGGGCAGGGCAATGCGGATGCCAATGGCGCGGAAGCCAATGATGTATCCGGCCAGTTTTATAACCCGGCGATCCTGGCCCGGCAGGGCAACAGCCAATTCCAGATCGGGGGTACGCTGGTCGTGCCGGACTTGAATTACAGCGACAACGGCTCGAGCCGCTTCAGTGGCACCCAAACCGGCGGAGACAACCCAGGGCGGGTGGCCCCGACGACCGCCTTCGCGCCAACGCTGTATTACAGCAGGCCGATGACCGACCGCCTCACGTTTGGGCTGGGTATGTTCGTGCCCTATGCCGCCAAGCTCGACTACGGGACTGCCTGGCCTGGTCGTTATTCGCTGGATGGGATTGAACTGAAAGCCCTGAGCATCAATCCTGCCTTCGCGTTCCGGCTTGGCGAGCAGCATAGTGTTGCGCTGGGTGTATCCGCTGAATACATGAAGGCCACGCTAAACCAGGCGGTCGACACGCCCGGTGCGGTGCGTTACCTGGCCACGCATGGCGCCGGCAGCGCGCTGATCGCGGGGATCGTCGCCGCTGGCGGTAATCCGGCTGCGCTGGCTTCCGTGCAGGATGCGCATGGGCAAAGCTCCGGCAGCGATTGGGGGGCCGGCTTCAATCTCGGCTACTTGTACGAGCCAAGGCCTGGCACGCGGCTTGGGGTGGCGTACCGCTCCCCCGTCAGGCACGAGCTACATGGGAACACCTTCTGGGATTTCTCCAGCGTCACCAATGATGCGGTCGTCAACCAGCTGATACAGCGGCAATCCGGCAAGTTCGATTCCGGGGCCCGCGTGCGGATCACGACGCCGGAGACGGTATCGGCCCATGCCTTCCACCAGATTGACCCGCAGTGGGCGCTGATGTCGGACGTCACCTGGGCGCGTAACTCCCGCCTGCAGGCGTTGCGCATCGAATTCCCCGGATCGACGGCGGGTGACGAGGTGATCCGGCAGCAGTGGAAAGACACCCTGCGCCTGTCCTTCGGGCTCAACTACGGCATCAATGAGCAACTCACCTTGCGCACGGGCTTTGCGCTCGATCAGTCGCCCGTGCGCAGCTCGGAGCTGACCCACCCGGCCTTGCCGGATGCCAATCGGCATTGGTATTCGGCTGGACTCAATATCAAGATGAGCAAAAATGCATCGCTGGACATGGCCTACAGCTTTGTCCGATTCGAGGATGCGCAGGGCAACTATACAAACGATTGCTCCCCGCTGAGGGTGGACTGCACCGGCAATGGCGAGACCACGCGCGGCACCTACAAGACCTCGCTGCACATGCTTGGCTTCAGCTTTACCCAACAGTTCTGA
- a CDS encoding putative quinol monooxygenase encodes MAKIVAHPHHEDTTMVLLLAELQAKPDAAEAVQRQLQALVAATSAEPGAVIYSVYRDDADAQRFIVHELYRDDAARAAHLASAPLQAALAAFDQLLAAPPKLTFGTLLGAHVATDAVAL; translated from the coding sequence ATGGCGAAGATCGTGGCTCATCCACACCACGAGGACACCACCATGGTCTTATTGCTCGCCGAGCTGCAAGCGAAACCCGATGCCGCCGAGGCCGTCCAGCGGCAGTTGCAGGCGCTGGTCGCCGCCACCAGCGCGGAGCCCGGCGCGGTCATCTACTCGGTCTATCGCGACGATGCCGACGCCCAGCGCTTCATCGTGCACGAGCTGTACCGGGATGACGCGGCGCGCGCCGCACATCTCGCCTCGGCCCCGCTGCAGGCGGCGCTGGCCGCTTTCGACCAGCTGCTGGCCGCACCACCCAAGCTGACGTTTGGCACGCTACTGGGGGCCCATGTCGCGACCGATGCAGTAGCGCTGTAG
- a CDS encoding helix-turn-helix domain-containing protein, which translates to MRTVFARPAAALRPYIDRYWSWQAAPGEVVALPLLLPGTGAEVYFHAGEAFSLTASGEPLPAAHLLCLRAATLPLAAAARLDFIAVRIKAGAWGDLCAVPLAACVDQAPVATELWGPRAAALSARLAEARDFTARVALLDAFFLAVLRSRRDVLASHAVERLYSEPALRIDTLGDELGLGRRQLERRFLAQEGLSPAAFRRLVRFQQAARKLALTSRPALRIALDLGYYDQPHFDRDFKSLAGIAPSDYRSLTRQTTHFYNTPQR; encoded by the coding sequence ATGCGCACCGTCTTCGCCCGCCCCGCTGCCGCCCTGAGGCCCTACATCGACCGCTACTGGAGCTGGCAAGCCGCGCCCGGCGAGGTCGTGGCCTTGCCGTTGCTGCTGCCCGGCACCGGGGCCGAGGTGTATTTCCATGCGGGTGAGGCCTTTTCACTGACAGCAAGCGGCGAGCCGCTGCCGGCGGCGCATCTGTTGTGCCTGCGCGCCGCTACGCTGCCACTGGCGGCGGCAGCACGGCTCGACTTCATCGCAGTGCGCATCAAGGCTGGAGCTTGGGGCGATCTGTGTGCGGTGCCGTTGGCGGCCTGTGTCGATCAGGCGCCGGTGGCCACCGAGCTGTGGGGGCCCAGGGCGGCGGCGCTGTCGGCCCGGCTCGCCGAGGCGCGCGACTTCACGGCACGCGTGGCGCTGCTCGACGCGTTCTTCCTGGCGGTGCTGCGCAGCCGCCGCGACGTGCTGGCCAGCCATGCGGTCGAGCGGCTGTACAGCGAGCCGGCGCTGCGCATCGACACGCTCGGCGACGAGCTGGGGCTCGGCCGGCGGCAGCTCGAACGGCGTTTTCTCGCGCAGGAAGGGCTGAGCCCCGCTGCCTTCCGCCGTCTGGTGCGCTTTCAGCAGGCGGCGCGCAAGCTGGCGCTGACATCCCGGCCGGCCCTGCGCATTGCGCTCGATCTGGGTTATTACGACCAGCCGCATTTCGACCGCGATTTCAAATCCCTGGCCGGGATCGCACCCTCCGACTACCGCAGCCTGACGCGGCAGACGACGCATTTTTACAATACGCCGCAGCGCTGA
- a CDS encoding class I SAM-dependent methyltransferase: MDKSEIKFTSALHDYILSVSLREPDVLRRLREETDRDPNAIMQIPPEQGQLMAFLIRVLGAKKAIEIGTYTGYSTLCVALALPQDGVVVACDINDGWAEIGRKYWNEAGVADRIDFRLGPALDTMDELLASGQRETFDFAFIDADKSNYIRYYEATLSLLRPGGIIAIDNVLLFGSVVDPTVLDADLRSRISNDDISVLRELNEKIGKDPRVDLSMLPVADGLTLVRKR; the protein is encoded by the coding sequence TTGGACAAGTCCGAAATCAAATTCACCAGCGCGCTTCACGATTACATCCTGTCCGTCTCTTTACGGGAGCCGGACGTGCTGAGGCGGCTGAGAGAAGAAACCGATCGGGACCCCAATGCCATCATGCAGATACCGCCCGAGCAGGGGCAGCTCATGGCATTCCTTATCCGTGTGCTCGGTGCCAAGAAGGCAATTGAAATCGGCACGTACACCGGATACAGCACCCTTTGCGTAGCCTTGGCGCTACCGCAAGATGGGGTCGTCGTTGCGTGCGACATCAACGATGGCTGGGCGGAGATTGGAAGGAAATACTGGAACGAGGCGGGGGTTGCTGACCGGATCGACTTCAGGCTCGGGCCAGCCCTCGATACCATGGATGAGTTGCTCGCTTCCGGTCAGCGTGAAACCTTCGACTTCGCGTTCATTGATGCCGACAAGTCCAATTACATCCGCTACTACGAGGCCACGCTTTCGTTGCTGCGTCCTGGCGGAATCATCGCAATCGATAACGTCCTGCTGTTCGGCTCGGTGGTTGACCCTACCGTTCTTGATGCCGACCTCAGGTCGAGAATCAGCAATGATGACATATCGGTGCTTCGGGAACTCAATGAGAAGATCGGTAAAGACCCCCGTGTCGACCTATCCATGCTGCCCGTCGCCGATGGCCTTACCCTGGTGCGGAAGCGATGA